The Tachyglossus aculeatus isolate mTacAcu1 chromosome 15, mTacAcu1.pri, whole genome shotgun sequence DNA window CCATGGTGAGGACCCCGGGAAAAGTTCTGTCGCTGGCGGTCGTGGGCGTGGAGAAGCTCTGCAGGTTTGGCTTTTTGCCCCATGGGTGTCCCGGGACAGGTGGGAGGCTGGAGGTGGTGTCTGGGGCCCTGCCCAGAGGTAGCCGGGGTTTAGAGCTTCCCCTGTCACTCTCCTCCATCCTGAgctcccttcccacccttccccatCACAGACGACAGCCAGGCCCTCGGAGCCGCGCTCCGACCCAGGCAAGGCGGAGGCCGCGAGGGGCCCGGGAAGACCCATCTGCCCCCTCCCTGTCTCGAGTGGCCGTGGaagaggtgaggaggggcagCCTCCAGCCACACctcgtgagggaggaggggaatgaggcCGGGAAGGGCAGCTGCCCCATCTGAGGCCAAGAGCAGCCTGGGCTTCCTGCCAGCCTGGCCTGCAGCTTGCCAGGCGACCTCACCCATGCCATTGGGTCTCACAGGCCTTGGTGGAGCTGCAGCTGCAGGCGCAAGGCCAGGTCCAGGTCCGCCTCCTGGAGAGCTGGCAGGAGCTGGCTGACTACGCCTGCATGTTCACCAAGGCTGTGGCTGAAGCCCCCTACAAGTGAGTGTGGCGTGGCCATTCTGttccccggccccccagcccaaCTTcacatcttctcttccttccccccagtcGCTCCTTCGGTTATCTAGGCGGCCCATCTGTGCCACTGGGCCCCAGAGCGTACAGCTCTGCTGACTGTCTTCCCATCTCGCTCCAGGCGCCTGAGGGACTGCACGGGTTTCTCCTTCTATCTGGAGAGCACCTGGGCTGGAGGCGTCAAGGTGGACCGGGCCGGTACTGGGCTCGGCCAGGTCTGGAGGCGGCAGCTGCAGCAGTTGAACCGGGTCAGCCTGGACATGGCCAGCGCGATTGTCGCTGCGTACCCCTCCCCCCGACTCCTGCTTCAGGTAAGCGCGGGGCCCCACCGGATCAGCCCggggccaggaccgggcagcTCTGGGCTCCGGcctggagagtggtgggctgatgggggtcgtccttcccctcccccttaggcttaCAGCAACTGCAGCTCCACCCAGGAACGCCAGCAGCTGCTGGCTGGCATCCAGGTGCGCCGAGGGGTAGGGGTCACGGCCACGGCCCGCTGCCTGGGCCCCGAGTTATCCCGGCGCGTCTACCTTCAGATGACCTCCCtgcaccctgacctctctctggaCATTCTGGAGTGACAGGCCAGCCGAGGAAGCGGGGACAGGCAGATAGCGGCGCATTGCTACCGgtggccaccccctccccaaccctacgAAATCCGTAGACCCAAGGATCTGCTCATTGGTTTACTACAAGTCATTTAATAAGAGTCCGCGGACAGCTAGGGTGAGGACCATGGGGGCGAGGTGGACTGTTGTGGGCCGGGGCCCGGGAAGGTCTCTGTAAACTCCCACCAGAGTGGGCCTGGCTTCCTGTGATAAAATTTTGATCTTGCTGCTTGGTGTGTTGCCTGTGCTACCAGCCAGGTGAGGGTTTGAGCCTCCAGGGTGCAGGGGCTCACTATGGGGCAGCTTCAGGAAAGGGCCCTTTGGGTCTGCAGTGGGAGTTGGGAACCCCTAGCCagagatgatgatggagagcaGCACAACCTGCTCCCTACCAAGCTATTTTGTGCCATCTCATTGTGCCCACAGCATCTCGCTCTTAGTGTGTTTCCCGCATCTCGGGTCAGGATGGAAGGGGGACGTTGGGACCCTGTTGCTCAGGCTGGCCAGGGCCGCTGCAGCAGATGCTCCAGCTGGAGAAGGGGAGTTCTAGGGCAGGAGCAGGGCTCAGGCTGGCAGCTGTGCCCTCTTGGTTAGTGCCAAGGCTGAGCCCTGGGATGCAATTGAGTCTCCAGGGGCTCATCTTGACTGGAGCTGTTGgggaccttcctcttcccccctccatcgtGTCAGTCACTGAGGGCAAAGATTCTCAAGTGTAAACCAGCAGAGTGGGCACGGCTTCCCCATTTAGCAGAAATCTACCTAGCTTTTATCCTGCTCGGCCCTGTGAGTGGGTTGAGGGTAAGGACTTCTCCCTTGCCGgcccctccccaagccctgcCTGTACATCCCCGCCCAGCTCACCACCCCTCTAAGGAATAGTGTTGGCCCCCTAAGCCCGCCAGGACCCTGCAGACCGCCGAGGTGAGGGGCTTCAGGGGCGGAGGGGGCCGACCCCACAGCCAATTCCCAGGCGTCCTGGCTCCCCCGAGGCCGGTGACCCGGTCACTGCTGCGAGCCACTGGGCTGCAGGACCCGCTGCAGGACACCGTGGCTGCGCAGGCCGTGGAGGGCCTCCTCAAAGACGGTGCTCATGCTGATGCAGAGGGGTTGGCGCTGAAGGTCCGTCCCCCGGCACAGGGCCAGCGCCGCCGCGGCGCCCAGCAGCACCAGCAGCAGGACCTTCAggagggcccagggccaggacggccGCGGGGGAGGAGGCCGTGGCGGGCGTGGGGCGGGTGCAGGCTCTAGAAAAGATGGGGGCGGTTCGGTTGAGTCCCTGGGCCCAGACCTGAGCTGCCCATCCCTGGCGCTGCCTGGTACCCCCTGGTGCCCGCCCCTCAGGACTCGCCACCCCAAGCCCTGAGCCACTCCCCACTTCCTGGAGCCTGGGGGACTCTAAGCAACACCCTGCTGCCGCCGACCCGGATCCTTCCCCCACACTCACTCGGTCGGGTCTCGGTCGGCTCCTTCTTGACTTTCTTCTCGGGCTCCCGCTTGGTGGCTTTCATGGCGTCAtactcccgcctccgccgctccttctcttccaccttctccttctTGCGTCGCTCCCGCTCCTGAGCCTCCCGAGCTCGCTGACGGGCCTCCCGCTTCTTCTCGCTCTCTGGGGAGCAGCACGGGCCCCCGTGGGCACTCTCCCCTCTCTAAactctccctgctcccacccccaaGCCAGTGGGGCCTTGCCCCCTGAGGTGCCAGCCCTGTTGGCAGAGACATATCCACCCTGGCTGCTTTGGGTGGGGAGGCCCCGGGGATGGACAAAATGTGGAATCCACCCTCCCCGGCAAGTCGGCCCTGCTGGGGTACAGATCCCTGGCTTGACGGACACGGTGTGGGGAAGGCCTGTGGTCTGggcgtggagaggggaaggagtggatcCTACCTCGCTCCGCTTGCAGCcggcgctgcttctcctggtcctggtcagcCTGCACCGCCTTCATGTGCTGCAGCACCTgccggggggaaggaagaggcggCTCGGGGAGCGAACTGGGCAGAAGCCATTCCTGACTGGACGCTTCCCGGTCTTGTCAGAGAGCTGGGATGAGCGAGGCTGGGAGGCCGTGGTCCCACTGGCCCCGGTGACGTCCCAGGCTGAAACGGGGGCCGGCCCCTACCCGGACGGCACTCTGCTTGCACTGCTTCTCGTCCAAGCAGTCTCCGGCCACTTTAGCCAGCACGGGATCCAGGGGGTTGTCCTTCAGGTCCAGCCACTTCAGGCTCTGTAGAGGAAACGAATGGAGAGCCTGAGTCTCTAAGTCCCCCACCCCAAGTTCACAGTGTTGTCCCCTGGCGTGGACCGGCTGATAGGGAGCATCCTCTGGGCTCGGATGAGCCCAAGGGGCCCTCCAACCCCAGGCCTCTGCCAACCCTTGACCAAAGaaggacacccccctcccccccccaggcACAGTTACCTTGAGCTGCGCAAAGCTGACGGGTAGTGTAACCAGCTTGTTACTGAGGAGGTCCAGGTGCTGGAGGTTGACCAGGCGGCCGAAATCCGAGGGCAGCTGCTGGAGCTTGTTCTTACTTAGGTCGAGCTTCACCAGGTGCACCAGGCCACAGAACTCTGACTGCCCCCAAAACAGGACAGGACACTGGCACCTCAGACCACCACTGCTGGGAGCTCCTGGCACCACATCCGCCCTGTACTCTCTGGGACTCTGACTCTGGGCTGCTTAGCAGCCCTTTCCAACAGGGACATCAGAGCATCTCATAAACTCCTCTTCTGGTGAGCTAGGAAAGCCCACCATGGACACCACCTcagcaggaggaggcagggccCAACCCAGGCATCCTCCCACTtggttcccccacccccagcctgcagGCTAATGGCCTCCATGTGCTTGGGTGGCCACCGTGGTGGAGGAAGAAAACCCACACAATGCCCACCTGGCACTCACACTGTGAACCTGATTGGGAGTTGGGTGGCCAGGCAACTAATTGCCTCCAGGGGTGGGGCTCTTACCGGCAGGGAAGCGAGCTTGTTACAAGACAGGTCCAAGATGGTAGCCTTCGGAAGGGCCGCCTGAAAGAGAGCAGAAAGGATTTAAACTCAGGCGTGTGCCGCCTATGTTCTGATACCTGTTCATCCAGTGGTGAGATGACCAAAGGAAGGAAGGCCACGGGTCAGGTGTGGGAACAGAGCGCCAGCGTGGCAGGGGACAGTGGTAAGGAGCAGCGGCCCAAGCCACCCGTTACGCCAGATGGAAGGAGACTTCAGGAAGACTTTGAGGTAAGAAAGTCCAGATTTGAGAGGGTCCAGCCCACGCTCCCTCCCCATACTTTGGGAGCCATGCTCTCCAGAATGGTCTGAGGTCCCGGGTGGGCTCTAGCTCTGCTCCATGCTCCAAGCTGGGGATACCCAGGGCCTGTTCCCACTGACACTCTCCTGGTCCTGGTTTGACCCCCATCAGGACGGTAAGGGGGCTTGGGCAGAGCCGTGCTTCTCGGCTGCTCTCAGCCGCCCTGGCCCTTGCCCTGGGCTTTGCAGGggttcgctgtgggcaaggaatgtgtctgtttattgttatattgtgctcttccaggcgtttggtacagtgttctgcatacagtaagcgctcaataaataccactgaatggctgaatgataataataatcatggtttttgttaagcgcctactatgtgccaagcactattctaagcgctggggtaaataggcagttgctggctgtgtgactttggtcaagtcacttaacttctctgtacctcagttccctcatctgtaaaatggggatgaagactgtgagccccccgcgggacaacctatcaccttgtaacctccccagtgctttgtacatagtaagcacttgataaatgccattattattattagaacagcaatttgcacatagcgcttaataaatgctgccattattattagtattatacaaggtaatcaggttgtcccacgcggggctcccggtcttcatccccatttataaatgctaccattattattattattattatacaaggtaatcaggttgtctcacgcggggctcccggtcttcatccccattttccagaacagggaactgaggcccagacaagttaaatgactcgcccaaggtcacaaagatgtgcgctttgaacagggcttttgcacgtagtaagcgcttaataaatgccattattaagtggaCGAATAAACGAGATTTTCCAAGGGAGAAGGCCCAGCACGACAGGGGCTTGCGGCCCCTTCCCGGGTGGGGTCCGGCCGGGGCTGatcgacccattcattcattgattcattcaatcgtagttattgagcgattactgtgtgcagagcactatactaatcaatcaatcgtgtttattgagcgcttactgtgtgcagagcactgtactaagcgcttgggaagtacaaattggcaacatatatagagacagtccctacccaacagcgggctcacagtctaaaagggggagacagagaacaaaaccaaacatactaacaaaatagaatagatatgtacagagaagcagtgtggctcaggggaaagagcccgggctttggagtcagaggtcatgtgttcaaatcccggctcggcccattgtcagctgtgtgactctgggcaagtcacttaacttctctgcgcctcagttccctcctctgtaaaatggggggttaagaccgtgagccccccgcgggacaacctgatcaccttggaacctccccagcgcttagaacagtgctttgcacatagtgagcgcttaataaatgccatcatcattattattaagtaaaatagagtaataaatatgggcaaacatatatacaggtgctgtggggaagggaaggaggtaagatgggggggggcagACAAGCATGTAGGGTCGTCTAGATGTTGCCCCCCCATCACCCGGGCACTGACCAGCTCCTTGACGGGCACCTCGTTCAGGTCGCTCAGGCTCAAGTCCAGCTCGTTGCCATCCATCTTGTCCCGCAGG harbors:
- the LRRC59 gene encoding leucine-rich repeat-containing protein 59 — translated: MAKSGARGPSLRDKMDGNELDLSLSDLNEVPVKELAALPKATILDLSCNKLASLPSEFCGLVHLVKLDLSKNKLQQLPSDFGRLVNLQHLDLLSNKLVTLPVSFAQLKSLKWLDLKDNPLDPVLAKVAGDCLDEKQCKQSAVRVLQHMKAVQADQDQEKQRRLQAERESEKKREARQRAREAQERERRKKEKVEEKERRRREYDAMKATKREPEKKVKKEPTETRPKPAPAPRPPRPPPPRPSWPWALLKVLLLVLLGAAAALALCRGTDLQRQPLCISMSTVFEEALHGLRSHGVLQRVLQPSGSQQ